A window of Pararhodobacter sp. genomic DNA:
TGCGCGTCACCGATCATCAGCGAGGTCTTGGCGACCTGCTCGACACGCGGCCACCTGCGGGTGCGGTACGCGGTGAAAGCAGCCTCCAGCGTGTCAGCGGCGTCGAGTTCATCGGCCAGAACCAGCGCGTCCTCGATCGCCATGCCAGCACCCTGCCCTTGATGCGGGGTCGCCGCATGCACGGCATCGCCCAGCAGAACGACGCGGCCCTTGTGCCACTCCCCTTCCAGCAAGATGACCTCCATCGGACGCCCCACGACGCCCGCGTCATCGGTCATATGCACCAACTGCGCGGCCACTTGTGGCGGGGCCATCCGGGCGGCACGCGTGCGCATCGCCTCGGCCGCGCCAGCCACCGGCTGTTTGAAATTCTCGGCCTCTTGGGTGACCAGGAACATATACATCAGATCGGCTGACATCGGCACCAGCCCGGCGTTGCAAGGTCCGGCGAAAACATGGATGCCATCAAGTTCCGGCACGCGGGGCAAGTTGTAACGCCAGACCCACTGCCCCGTGTAGCGCGGTTTGGGGGCATCGGGGAAAATCGTGCGGCGGGTTTGCGAGAACAGCCCATCGGCACCGATCACCACGTCATAGCGCCCCGCCGTGCCATCAGAAAACGTGACGTCCACGCCGTCGCCATCCTCCGTCATCGTGGCCACCGTCAGACCAAGACGCACCTTGGCGCCCACTTCGGCGGCCTTGTTGGCCAGAACCTTTTGCAATTCCGTGCGTCGAATTCCGACATTCGACGGATACTCTGGCCCGGCAAGGCGCGGTGTGTCGAACTTGGCGACCTGTTTGCCCTCTGGCCCCGCAAAAATGGTCGTGCTGTCAAACCCTTGCGAACGCGACAGAAAATCCTTGAGCGCACCGATCTGATCCATCGCGCGCACCACATTCAGTTGCTGGATGATGCCAACGCCGTACACACTCCAGTCCGGATCACGCTCGATGATCTCGACCGGAATGCCTTTGCGGCGCAGCGCAATGCCAGCCGTCAAGCCGCCAATGCCGCCACCCACAATCAATGCTGAAGAAATGTGCACGTCAAAGCCTCCCTCTGGTTGCCACGACAGTAGGGAAGGTCAACGCATTTGAAAAATTGAAAAGAACAATCGGTCTTATCTGTTATATCAATACTCAGCGGATTTGCGACGCCGCATTCTTGAGGAGATCGCGCAACCAGATGATCCCATGATCATTGTCGCGGTACGCGTGCCATTGAACCATCATACGCAAAGGCGACAAGTCGATGGGCATCGGATAAATGACCAACTCGTTCGCAGCGGCCTGCACGCGTGCAAGGCTTGCATGAATCGTCGCCACGCGGTCGGTGCCAGTGATTAAATGCGGAAGCGTCGAAAATGAATAGGACTGAACATCGACACGCCGCGTGACCCCATGTTTCGCCAACATATACGTCTCGCCTGACTTTGCGGCATTGGGCAGTGACATGATCGCATGCGATGCGGCTTCGTAGGTCGCCTTGTCCATCGTGACGTTGCCGTATTTGCCGTCTTTCCAGGCGGCGACGACGTATTTATCTTCGAACAACAAGGCCGACGGATGCTCTTCGGTCACAAAGACATCCGGCGTGATCAGCAGGTCTATTTCGCCATGTTCAAGCATGACCTGCGGCGAGTGTGCCGGCGGCCAAAGTTCAACCGGACCTTGGCCCCTTGTGCGTTCAGCGTGCGAAACACAATCGGCATCAGCACCCGCATCATGTAATCTGACAAGAGGATGCTGAACTCTCTGGTAGACACTGTGGGATCAAACTCTGGCTGCGAGGAAATCGTCGCTTCGATCCTGAACAAAATATCGCGGACGGGCGCGCGCATTGCCTCTGCGCGTGGGGTCAGCTCCATTTTCTTGCCAACTTGCACCAAGAGCGGGTCGTCAAAATAGGTGCGCAATCGCATGAGCGCATTGGACATGGCCGACTGGCTCATGAACATTTTTTCCGCAGCAGCAGAGACCGAGCGCAGCTCAATCATGTGGTCCAGCGCGACCAACAAGTTCAGATCAAGCTTTTTGAACCGCATTGATGCTCTCCCACTGTTCCCACACTCATCGTAGCGCGCAGGCGTGTGCATTTCAATAATCCATAGGTGACATTGAGTAATACAATTTCCCACATGCATCGCCATTGGCTACACCTGAGGAATGACAACGAAGGAGGCAAGTGATGCGGATTATTGGCCCGGATGAATTGGTGTTTGGTGTCGATAACGTCGACGCCTGCGCAACGTTCCTGTCAGACTATGGTCTGACCGACGCAGGCAACGGCCGGTTTGAGGCACTGGACAAAACAGCCTTGACGCTGCGCGCGGTGGATGACCCTGCGCTGCCCGCCGCCTTGGGCACCGGCAGCCTGCTGCGCCTGACAATCTGGGGTGTTGAAGATCAAGCCACGCTGGACGCGATCGAGGCCGAGTTGTCCACGGATCGCACCGTCAACAAGGATGACAGCGGCACGCTTTACACCCAGGACGACGCCGGATTCGAGATCGCCTTTCGGATCACCCGGCGCATTCCTCTGGATTTGCCCGCCGAATTGATCAACTCGCCCGGGGCGAAACCGGGGCGCGCGCCGAACGACGTTGCCGCGGACCAGGACGCCGAGGCCAAGCCACGCACGCTCAGCCATATCGTCTATTTCGTGCCTGATATGGACGCCATGGCGAATTTCTACATCAACCGCCTTGGCTTTGTTATTACAGACAAATTCACCAATACCGGCCCATTCCTGAGGCCACAGGCGAACAACGATCACCACGTTCTGTTCATGATCCAGACCCCACCGCATATGAAGGGGCTGGAGCATCTGGCCTTCCATATGAAAGGCCCGACCGACCTGATGCTGGCCGGCTCGCGCATGGTGGAAAAAGGCTACACCAGCTTTTGGGGCCCAGGGCGGCACAAGTTCGGCTCAAACTGGTTCTGGTATTTCAATTCGCCGCTTGGCACGCACATGGAATACGACGCCGACATGGACCACCATGATGGTGACTGGATCAACCGCGAGGCTCCGCTGAACAAGGAAAACTCGCAGATGTTCTTGTTCGAGAACGTCGAAAAATGGGCACCGGGCGGGCCGCCTCCCGGCAAAGGCTGATGGTGCGCCCGGTCAGACAGCGCCTGTGCTCTTTGAAGGACATCCCTGATGGCGGATCCAAGGGTGTCTTGCCCAACAACCGAGGTCGGGCTCAGGGGTTTTTGGTGCGCCAAGGGGATCGCGTCTTTGGCTATACGAACACCTGCCCGCATTACGACCGCGCGCCGCTGGAATGGAAGACCGACGCCTTTCTGAACGGCACGGGCGACCGCATTCAATGTGCATCGCACGGCGCGCTTTTTCGGATTGAGGACGGATTTTGCGAGGTTGGGCCCTGCGCCGGACAGGCCCTGCGGCCGCTCGCCATCCTCATCGAGGGCGGGCAGATTTTTCTGACAGAATAAACCGGGTGCCTTTTGTGGGGCGCTCATGGAACCAAGATGACCCAAACTTCGGGGACGATAGAACCATGACACGACGTATCATTGATCTTGCGGTCAGCCTGACGGACCAAATCGCCAGCGACCCACCCGGATTGGGGCCTCAGATAACCTATGTGGATCACATCACCGGGGCCGCAGAGTTCCGCGAGATGTTCAACCTTCCCGAAGGCGCGCTGCGTGACAATTCCGGTGCGGCGGTCGAACGCTGCGTTCTGACCACGCACAACGGCACCCACATGGACGCGCCGTGGCATTATCACCCCACGATGAACGGCGGCGCACGCGCCATCACCATTGATGAAGTGCCGCTGGAATGGTGCATCGGGCCGGGTGTAAAGCTGGATTTCCGCGATCGGCCCAATGGCCACACGATTTCCGCCGCCGAGGTTGAAGCCGAGCTGGCGCGGATCGGCCACACCCTGCAACCGGGGGATATTGTTCTGGTGAACACAGCGGCAGGTGCGCGCTATGGCAAGCCTGACTATGTCGCCACCGGCTGCGGCATGGGCCGCGAGGCGACGCTGTATCTGGCCGAACGCGGCGTTCGCGTCTGCGGCACCGATGCCTGGAGCTGGGATCCGCCCTTGATGGGTCAGGCCAACCGCGCGCGCGAAACCGGCGACTGGTCGATCTTTTGGGAAGGCCACAAGGCCGGCGCGGACACGGTCTATTGCCACATGGAAAAGCTGGGCAATCTTGAAAAACTGCCGGATTCCGGCTTCGAGATCATCGCGTTGCCGGTCAAAGTCGCAAAAGGCTCGGCAGGCTGGTGCAGGCCCATTGCCCTTCTGAATGCCTAATCACACACGCTGCAAGGGAGGCGCTGGTGGAAAACATCGACATTATTCAGCGATTTGGTTGGGTTAAAAAGGTCACAGGCGTGATCTCGATCCTCTCGATTTCTGCGGCACTTCTGGGTGCAATGGTCATCGTGTTCGACGTGCTCAGCCGCTGGCTGGTGGGAACCTCGGTGTTCGCACTGAACGAGATCATGTCGACGATTTTCGCCATCGCCATTGCCATGACGCTTCCGGCGGGGGCTGCCAATCGGGTGAACCTGAAAATCGACCTGCTCGGCTATATGACAGGCCCGAAACTGACCGCCTGGCTCAAGGTTGTCGGCTCGGTGATGTTGTTCCTCTTCTTTGCCATTCTGGCATGGCGCATCTTCGGGTTGGCGGGGCGTTATGCGGACCAGGGGCGCGCGACATCGCTGCTGCAACTGCCGTTGGCACCGACCTATTACGCCATTTCGCTGGCAACATTTCTCTCGGCGGCGGTGCAAGTCCTCAATGTCATCGAAGACCTGACCGAGGTGCGCACCGCCACCAGCACCATCCGCACGCACAAGGCAGTCTGGCTGGTCCTTGTCGCGTTCTGTGTTTCGGTGATCGGGATCGGCCTGTGGGCGGCGCTCGATTTTCGGGGCTATTCTGACTATGCCATGATGCACCCGGGCCAAGCCGCGATCATGGGTTTCATGTTTTTGTGGATGGCCGTGCTTTTGCAACTGCCCTTGGCGACCGTCACGGCGATGATCGGCATCTGCGGCACGGCGGCCTTTCTGGGTGCCGGAGCCTCGATGAACACCTTTGCCGGCGATGCTGCCAGTTTCCTGCGCGATGATCAGGTGGCGACCCTGCCGATGTTCCTGATCATGGGTGCATTTGCCGTGGCTGCCGGTGTCTCTGACGACTTGTTTCGCCTTGGACAGGCCATTCTGGGCCGGTATCGCGGCGGGTTGGCCTATGCCACGATTGCCGGTTGCGCCGGGTTTGGCGCGGTGTCGGGCAACTCGATTGCAACGGCGGCGACCTTCGGGCGCATGGCGATCCCGGCGATGAAACAGGCCGGCTATGCGCCGACCCTGTCGACGGCCAGCGTTGCCAGGGGGCACCTTGGGTGCCTTGGTTCCGCCATCGGGCGTGATCATCCTGTTTGCGCTGCTCACCGAAACATCCATCGGCGATCTGTTTGTCGCGGCGATGATCCCGGCGGCGCTGGCCGTGCTTTTGTATTTTGGCGCGGTCTTTGTGATCGTGCGCTGGGATCCGAACGCGGCCCCCGAAGCGAACGGCAGCAGCCTGTCCGATCTGTGGCCCGCCCTCAAGGGCTCGTTCCCGGTTGTCCTGATGTTTGGCGTCGTGATCGGGGGCCTCTATGGCGGCCTGTTCACCGCAACCGAAAGCGCCGCTGTTGGTGCGGTCGGGGCGTTCTTGCTGGCGCTGCTGCGCGGCAGGTTGAACCGCGGCGCGATCCTGCGGGTGTTCTCCGAGACAACCGCCACGACCGCGATGATCTATGCGCTGATCTTCGGTGGCCTATCCTTCGCCTTTTTCATCAACATGGGCGGCGCCCCCGAGATGGTCAGCGCCTGGATCGCCAGCATCGACGCACGGCCGATTTTCATTCTGACGCTGCTGATCATCATCTACCTGCTGCTGGGATCCATCATGGACAGCTTTGGCGTGATGATCATCACGCTGCCCGTGGTCACGCCGATCATCCTCGATCTGGGGTATGACATGCTGTTCTGGGGAATTCTGATGCTGGTAGTGGTCGAGATCGGCATGATCACGCCGCCGTTCGGGATGAACCTGTTCATCATCAAGAGCATCGACCCGAACGTGCAGCTATCCACGGTGATGCGCGGCGTGTTGCCGTTCATCCTGGCAGATTTGCTCAAGATCATCCTGCTGGTCGCGTTTCCGGCTTTGGCCCTTTGGCTGCCGTCCACAATGTAGCGCCTCGCGGCACTCTCTCGTCGAACTTAAGGGGGCTGTATGTCCAGCAGAAAACCAAAACTGTTCACCGTTCTCAAGGCTTGGAACCTGACACCGAACATGATCCGCGTCACGCTGACCGGGCCGGAGATTGCCGCGATGGATCCGAATTGCCGCGGGGCCAACTGCAAGATCTTCCTGCCTGCCGAGGGCCAGAGCCGGGACGAGTTTGAACGCCAGCTTCAAGACGGGCCACGCCCTGTCGTGCGGACCTATACCGTGCGCCAGTTGCGCGCCAAGGCGCAGGAAATGGACATTGATTTTGTCTATCACGGCGATGAGGGGCCAGCCTCCGCCTGGGCTGCGCGGGCCAAGCCGGGTGATTTCTGCGGTTTTGGCGGGCCTGGCCCGGTCAAGGTGACGTCCTTCTACGCCAACAGCTATTTGATCATCGCCGATATGTCCGCCCTGCCACTCGCCGCCGCCACCCTCGAGGCCATGCCCGAGGACGCCACCGGCACCGCGATCTTCGAGATCATGGCACCCACCGACCGGCAGCATTTCCGCATTCCACCGGGCATCGAAACCCACTGGATCGTCAACGCCGACCCCCATGTTCAGACCGAGACAATCCCCCGGATGGTTGCGGCGCTGGATTGGCCCGCAGGCGTCGTTCAGACTTGCATTGCGGGCGAAAGCGGCGTGATCAAGACGCTGCGGCAGGCTTTGTTGGTGGATCGCAAGCTGCCCAAGGAAGATTGTTATATTTCAGGCTACTGGAAGATTGGCCTGAAGGAAGATGAGCACCAGACGATGAAACGCGCCGAAAACGCGATCGCCTAAGCCACCGCCCCGAAACTGGAGGAGAGACCCATGACGAACTCCTCAAAAACCGCCGTTTACCCGTTCACAACCCCTACCGGGATCGTCCGCAACCGCTGGTAGATGGCGACATTCTCGAACGAGATTTCGCGTGATCCGATGGAACGCACGTTTCTGGGCACGCCGGTCGTGATGTATCGCAAACTCGATGGCGATCCGGTTGCGATGTATGGCATTTGCCCGCACCGCTATGCACCGCTGGCCACCGGACGGCTAGAGGGCGACGCGCTGGCCTGTGGCTACCACGGGTTCGTGTTCGAGGCCGACGGCTGGTGCTCCAACATCCCCTCGCAAAGCACGCCCGCGAAATTCTGCCAGCCGACCTATCCGATTGTCGAGCGTGGACCGCTGTGCTGGATCTGGATGGGCGACCCCGACAAGGCCGATCCCGCGGTGATCCCACCCTATGCCGATTTTGGCCTTGGCGAAGACGGCTGGCACTATAGCTCCGAGAACTACTATCATATCAAGGGCCGTGCCCAGTTGCTGATCGACAATCTGATGGATCTCACCCACCTGCCCTATGTGCACCACCATGTTCCGGGCGGCGAAGCCATGAAAGCCCCTAAAATCGAAACCGAAGAGCGCGACATCAGCTACCGCGTGTCACGCTTTGCGAAATCGCCTCACACACCGTTCCATGTGCATATTTTTGGCCCTGATACCAAGTTCGAGGGCATGTCAGATTTCCTCGCATTGTCAGACTATTATGGGCCGGAGTTTATACGCACCAGCCTGCCGATCACGATCAAGCTCGACAACGGCGAACCCGTGCCCGAAGGGCTGGGGTCGCTGTTCATCCTGCACGGGATAACCCCTGAAACGGAAAACTCGACGCATTACTTCGGCTTCTCGACGCGCAACTTCCGTTTGGGCGATGCGGCGCTGGACAAGATGCAGCAAGAGTCTGACATCAAAATCCGGGCGCAGGATGTGGAGACCATCGAAGATGTCGAACGGCGTCTGGAGGCATCGGCGGCGTTGCAACGGGAATTCCTCGTGCGCTCTGACCGACCCGCGATCACCGTGCGCAAGAAGATCCAGGAAATGCTCGAGAAAGAGGCGGCAGAGGCTTTGGCCGCTCACTCCGCCTGAGGCAAAAATCCGCACTTTCTCCGGCGGCGGACCCAGAGTTCGCCGCCGATCCACAAACCGTGCCAATAGCGCCGCTTGACCCGGCAAGCCCATCGGCATCATAAATATTCCAATGTTTGCCGTTCTGGCGGTATTGTCGGAAACGCAGGGCACTCGGTAAAATCCAGATCGTGTCTTGCCTTGAGAAAAAAGCCGAGTATGTGGTCTAACGACCTCCAAGAATTGAAATCGCCATCGAAAAGAGACCTCATATCGTCTTTTTGATCGGGTTCCTGTTCAGTTCCGCCTTTGTAAGGCGAGTTCCCCCCTCGTTTTCGAAATCAATCTGCGCCTGATCCAGAGGACTTTGAAACAGATCCTCGGATTGAAACGTCACCCCCGTCCCCATGGGCGGGCAAATCGACAGCCAATCCATCCGCAAGGCGTTGCCGCAGGTGATCCAGTTCTGCGCGTCCAGCGGCAGGAATTCGGCCAGTGGCTCTTTCTGGCCGCGATAGGTCACGTCGCGTTGGTATTCCGCGATGATCAGCGCCAACCGCACGATCTTGGCCGAGAAATCCCGGATCTCGATGCCGCGTAAATTGGTCAGGGGGAGCTGCGCAAATCATGCGAGGGAGAGACGCGGAGAATTGGAACGACGACGAGATTGCCTGCCGCGAGCGTGGAAGCCTCGCGCTCGAGGTTTTCGCCTGTATCACCAGCCCCGCCAAGGACGGCCCGCCCCCGCCTGAATTGCTGGTCGCGTATCTGGCCTACCAAAAAGACCTCGAGGCACGCGGCGCCTTATTCCTTGCCGGTCCGCTGTCCGATCCGACCGGCACCAGCATGCCCGGCGCGGGGCTGATCATCGACCGCGCCGAGACGATCGAGGCGGCGCGCAAACTTGCCCAGGCCGACCCGATGCACACCAGCGGCCGGCGCAGCTTTACCCGACAGGCATGGCGCTTGAATGAGGACGCGCCACGCCAAAGGCTGCGCCTCTCGGACCCGAGTTTCGACCGTTTTTGACCAAGACCACATTCGCGCGGCCAGCCATGCCCACTGCCGATCAACCGGCTGCGCGGCGGACAAGGCGCGCGCAGACTGCGGCAGCGCCCTTGCCGGCCTCAATACGCCAATTGCACCCGCAAGGTCGCCAACATCTCA
This region includes:
- a CDS encoding FAD-dependent oxidoreductase, translating into MHISSALIVGGGIGGLTAGIALRRKGIPVEIIERDPDWSVYGVGIIQQLNVVRAMDQIGALKDFLSRSQGFDSTTIFAGPEGKQVAKFDTPRLAGPEYPSNVGIRRTELQKVLANKAAEVGAKVRLGLTVATMTEDGDGVDVTFSDGTAGRYDVVIGADGLFSQTRRTIFPDAPKPRYTGQWVWRYNLPRVPELDGIHVFAGPCNAGLVPMSADLMYMFLVTQEAENFKQPVAGAAEAMRTRAARMAPPQVAAQLVHMTDDAGVVGRPMEVILLEGEWHKGRVVLLGDAVHAATPHQGQGAGMAIEDALVLADELDAADTLEAAFTAYRTRRWPRVEQVAKTSLMIGDAQMGKIPPVDVGALTAKTLALVAQPI
- a CDS encoding LysR substrate-binding domain-containing protein, which translates into the protein MLEHGEIDLLITPDVFVTEEHPSALLFEDKYVVAAWKDGKYGNVTMDKATYEAASHAIMSLPNAAKSGETYMLAKHGVTRRVDVQSYSFSTLPHLITGTDRVATIHASLARVQAAANELVIYPMPIDLSPLRMMVQWHAYRDNDHGIIWLRDLLKNAASQIR
- a CDS encoding LysR family transcriptional regulator, which produces MAMHVGNCITQCHLWIIEMHTPARYDECGNSGRASMRFKKLDLNLLVALDHMIELRSVSAAAEKMFMSQSAMSNALMRLRTYFDDPLLVQVGKKMELTPRAEAMRAPVRDILFRIEATISSQPEFDPTVSTREFSILLSDYMMRVLMPIVFRTLNAQGAKVRLNFGRRHTRRRSCLNMAK
- a CDS encoding VOC family protein, which gives rise to MRIIGPDELVFGVDNVDACATFLSDYGLTDAGNGRFEALDKTALTLRAVDDPALPAALGTGSLLRLTIWGVEDQATLDAIEAELSTDRTVNKDDSGTLYTQDDAGFEIAFRITRRIPLDLPAELINSPGAKPGRAPNDVAADQDAEAKPRTLSHIVYFVPDMDAMANFYINRLGFVITDKFTNTGPFLRPQANNDHHVLFMIQTPPHMKGLEHLAFHMKGPTDLMLAGSRMVEKGYTSFWGPGRHKFGSNWFWYFNSPLGTHMEYDADMDHHDGDWINREAPLNKENSQMFLFENVEKWAPGGPPPGKG
- a CDS encoding Rieske (2Fe-2S) protein — translated: MVRPVRQRLCSLKDIPDGGSKGVLPNNRGRAQGFLVRQGDRVFGYTNTCPHYDRAPLEWKTDAFLNGTGDRIQCASHGALFRIEDGFCEVGPCAGQALRPLAILIEGGQIFLTE
- a CDS encoding cyclase family protein codes for the protein MTRRIIDLAVSLTDQIASDPPGLGPQITYVDHITGAAEFREMFNLPEGALRDNSGAAVERCVLTTHNGTHMDAPWHYHPTMNGGARAITIDEVPLEWCIGPGVKLDFRDRPNGHTISAAEVEAELARIGHTLQPGDIVLVNTAAGARYGKPDYVATGCGMGREATLYLAERGVRVCGTDAWSWDPPLMGQANRARETGDWSIFWEGHKAGADTVYCHMEKLGNLEKLPDSGFEIIALPVKVAKGSAGWCRPIALLNA
- a CDS encoding TRAP transporter large permease subunit, with amino-acid sequence MGALVPPSGVIILFALLTETSIGDLFVAAMIPAALAVLLYFGAVFVIVRWDPNAAPEANGSSLSDLWPALKGSFPVVLMFGVVIGGLYGGLFTATESAAVGAVGAFLLALLRGRLNRGAILRVFSETTATTAMIYALIFGGLSFAFFINMGGAPEMVSAWIASIDARPIFILTLLIIIYLLLGSIMDSFGVMIITLPVVTPIILDLGYDMLFWGILMLVVVEIGMITPPFGMNLFIIKSIDPNVQLSTVMRGVLPFILADLLKIILLVAFPALALWLPSTM
- a CDS encoding siderophore-interacting protein yields the protein MSSRKPKLFTVLKAWNLTPNMIRVTLTGPEIAAMDPNCRGANCKIFLPAEGQSRDEFERQLQDGPRPVVRTYTVRQLRAKAQEMDIDFVYHGDEGPASAWAARAKPGDFCGFGGPGPVKVTSFYANSYLIIADMSALPLAAATLEAMPEDATGTAIFEIMAPTDRQHFRIPPGIETHWIVNADPHVQTETIPRMVAALDWPAGVVQTCIAGESGVIKTLRQALLVDRKLPKEDCYISGYWKIGLKEDEHQTMKRAENAIA
- a CDS encoding aromatic ring-hydroxylating dioxygenase subunit alpha codes for the protein MATFSNEISRDPMERTFLGTPVVMYRKLDGDPVAMYGICPHRYAPLATGRLEGDALACGYHGFVFEADGWCSNIPSQSTPAKFCQPTYPIVERGPLCWIWMGDPDKADPAVIPPYADFGLGEDGWHYSSENYYHIKGRAQLLIDNLMDLTHLPYVHHHVPGGEAMKAPKIETEERDISYRVSRFAKSPHTPFHVHIFGPDTKFEGMSDFLALSDYYGPEFIRTSLPITIKLDNGEPVPEGLGSLFILHGITPETENSTHYFGFSTRNFRLGDAALDKMQQESDIKIRAQDVETIEDVERRLEASAALQREFLVRSDRPAITVRKKIQEMLEKEAAEALAAHSA
- a CDS encoding YciI family protein; protein product: MRGRDAENWNDDEIACRERGSLALEVFACITSPAKDGPPPPELLVAYLAYQKDLEARGALFLAGPLSDPTGTSMPGAGLIIDRAETIEAARKLAQADPMHTSGRRSFTRQAWRLNEDAPRQRLRLSDPSFDRF